Within the candidate division KSB1 bacterium genome, the region ATTTTTCCAAAGCCCCGCCGTCGTAGGGATAGGGATGACCATACGCTTTGATGTTTTTCTGGTTGAACAAATTGGTGATTCTGGTGTACAGCGTGAACGTATGATCACCAAACGTCACATATTTATCGAATTTCAAATCCCAGGTCTGGCGGGCAGGGAAGCGATGGTTGTCCAGCAGATCAGGCGGATCATCAGGCTCGAGATAAGTGAATGCCTGGCCACTGACGTAGGTATAGAGCAAGCTCAGATCACTGTTCCCGAATAGCAGGCTAACCAATGGAATTTGCCACTGTTTTGGATATTGGAGATAAAAATTAGCCCGCAAGATATGGGGACGGCTGTAACTGTTTTCCGTGGGCAGCCGATCGGAGGCCTCCACGTACCACTGATAGGTGACCTTGCCGTCTTTATCGATGTTGACCCGCGCTGGTGTAGCAGTGCCGTGGGTGCTTTTTGAAAAACTGTAATTGAGATTTATAATAAGATTGTTGCTGAATAATGTTTTCAGGCCTAGCTCGACCCCACGGGCGTCGCCATAATCTCCACTAAAATGAGTGGAAAAAGGCAAATTAGAAGTTCGACCATAAGGATCGACGCCATAAACCAAATCACGCAGAAACCCAGGCCGCTCATGCTGATCGAAAATGTCCTTATAAAAACCGGTAATATTAAGCACGGCCAATTGCTTAAAGTGATGCTTTATTCCCATTTCAAATTGAATTGTTTTCTCTGGTTTGAGAGGTTCGAGCGTCATATTAATTACCCGTTCTGGATCTGTATTATTTGGCCCTGGGGGCGGCGAATTTTTAATGAACGGGACTGGACGAAAATAGCTCAACTCAAATTGTGCATTGAGTGGCGGCATCTGATAGAAATGGCCATAGCTAAAATGAAATACAGAATTCTCAGTGATCGGGAAAGAAATCCCTAATCTGGGGTTGAGTGAATGAAACGGTTTGACAGGCTTGCGCGGCTTCGCAAGGACATTTTCAAAACTCCATTTCCTATGTCCCAGCGTATCTAACCCATCGGCATCTGGATCAGCTAAAGGGTTATACGCTGGATCCAGCGAAGGATTCCAGACAAAACTATCTTTGGTAAACCAATCACGATTGCCATTAAAGTAATCGTAACGGATTCCCAAATTGAGAATCATACTCTCGAACTCCATCTTATCCTGCACATAAAGTCCCAATTGCAAAGGATGAAATGTTTCATTCAACCCGCGGAGGCGCCAATCCTTTAAATCATCGCTAAACGATGACAACACCCAACTATCTTCGGCATAGGTATGGTAATAAAATTCAAAACCAGTTTTCAGCAAATTATTTGTGTTGGCTTGCCAATTAAAATTGCCACAAAAGGACAAATAGCTGGTCCGATTATTGGCGTAAGGGCTGAACAAATGAGCAATAAAGGGCTCGGATTCGAAATCATCGTAATAATGCCAGCCCCACACATCGGGCTTTTTGCTTTCGCCCAGTACCCGGTACGGACTGGGACGCTCTTTTTGCAAAAAACTATAGGAACTAAGTTTGAGCTCGTAGAACATCTCAGGTTTTAGAACGTGGGTCAGCGACAGTCGTCCTTGGTAAACGTAATTATCTAATATTGAGCCATAGCCGCGATAGTACTTCGCACGCAAGGGAAACGACTCTTCTGCATTGGTAGCATGGGCATCATGGTTATACATGGCGCCATATTTGATGTTCCGGTTGGATGATACGGCGTACTTGCCGCTGAGATTGAAATTGATGATTCGGCGCATAGCCCGCGGCCTCGGTAATTCATATGGTAATTGCTGATGCCACCCTGTCAGAAAAAACGTCATTTTTTTGATCTCGCTCCCAATAATCGGCAGAAACGATCCTGGCACTGGACCTCCAAATGAGAAACGAAAGTCTTGCTCAGCATAATTTCGATAATCGTAAACTTGCATCTGCCGCTCAGGCGTCCACCATTTTGGATCCAAGTAGGCCTGACCAGTCACACTGTCGATTAGCGTATGTCGAATGAATTCGATATTCTTATTTCGATCGTAAAGATAAGTCCCAAAATGGCGCTGATGAGGTGGGCCATATTGATAATCTGCCGAAAAAGTGTAGAACGGACTTCCCTCTTTGGTAATTACATTCACGATGCCTGACTGCGCTTGGCCATATTCAGCGTTGAAGCCACCAGTGATGACCTGAATTTCTTTCACAGCCTCTTGGTTTATCTGAGTAAATGAACCACCTGCGTCAGCTTTCGCATCGATCAATGCAGCAGCACGACTGCCATCTACAAACCAAATTACCTGATCCTGACTGCCGCCTCGAATCGAATAGCGCTTCTCGCCCCGACCTGTTCCAGATAAATTTCCTTCAACGGGAATCGGATCGAAAAACACGCCCGTTTGGAGGTTGACGGCCTCGGTGACTCTGGTGGCAATGGATCGTTGCATCTCATCATACGCTACCACCTCCTGGCTGGTCGTCAGGTCTTTTTGAATCACAGGCCGTTCGGCCACCACCACTACGGTCTCGCCCAGGTCCAGCACCTCTTGATCCAACTCCACATCGATGCTGGTGGTCTGGTCGATGCTCACCCTGACATTTTTGATCTCCGCCGTTCGGTAGCCCATCATGGTGATCTTGAGCGTGTAGCTGCCTGGCGGCACATTCAGAATGAAGTACCTGCCCTGCATATTCGAAGCCGCCCCAAGCTGAGTGCCGAGGATGATGATATTAACCCCAGGCAGTGGCTCCCCCGTCTTTTTGTCTTTGATCACCCCTGCTATTTTGCCAGAAGTACCCGCTAAAAGCAACGGGGACAGAACAGCGACAAGACAGATGGAGCAAATTATCGGTACAAGTCTGCCT harbors:
- a CDS encoding TonB-dependent receptor translates to MQKFKGRLVPIICSICLVAVLSPLLLAGTSGKIAGVIKDKKTGEPLPGVNIIILGTQLGAASNMQGRYFILNVPPGSYTLKITMMGYRTAEIKNVRVSIDQTTSIDVELDQEVLDLGETVVVVAERPVIQKDLTTSQEVVAYDEMQRSIATRVTEAVNLQTGVFFDPIPVEGNLSGTGRGEKRYSIRGGSQDQVIWFVDGSRAAALIDAKADAGGSFTQINQEAVKEIQVITGGFNAEYGQAQSGIVNVITKEGSPFYTFSADYQYGPPHQRHFGTYLYDRNKNIEFIRHTLIDSVTGQAYLDPKWWTPERQMQVYDYRNYAEQDFRFSFGGPVPGSFLPIIGSEIKKMTFFLTGWHQQLPYELPRPRAMRRIINFNLSGKYAVSSNRNIKYGAMYNHDAHATNAEESFPLRAKYYRGYGSILDNYVYQGRLSLTHVLKPEMFYELKLSSYSFLQKERPSPYRVLGESKKPDVWGWHYYDDFESEPFIAHLFSPYANNRTSYLSFCGNFNWQANTNNLLKTGFEFYYHTYAEDSWVLSSFSDDLKDWRLRGLNETFHPLQLGLYVQDKMEFESMILNLGIRYDYFNGNRDWFTKDSFVWNPSLDPAYNPLADPDADGLDTLGHRKWSFENVLAKPRKPVKPFHSLNPRLGISFPITENSVFHFSYGHFYQMPPLNAQFELSYFRPVPFIKNSPPPGPNNTDPERVINMTLEPLKPEKTIQFEMGIKHHFKQLAVLNITGFYKDIFDQHERPGFLRDLVYGVDPYGRTSNLPFSTHFSGDYGDARGVELGLKTLFSNNLIINLNYSFSKSTHGTATPARVNIDKDGKVTYQWYVEASDRLPTENSYSRPHILRANFYLQYPKQWQIPLVSLLFGNSDLSLLYTYVSGQAFTYLEPDDPPDLLDNHRFPARQTWDLKFDKYVTFGDHTFTLYTRITNLFNQKNIKAYGHPYPYDGGALEKFVETGKPTLIDSDGYDISYMIYYEPRNVLVGVKYNFK